Proteins found in one Mucilaginibacter gracilis genomic segment:
- a CDS encoding carboxypeptidase-like regulatory domain-containing protein: MKKILVLYSIIASCFFAWQPAQIKQGISGRVYLKKGNQMPSPGIKIGEGKPVQTSVWIYNLTTTQQATDNGGYFTNIQTALVTKAQSNADGYYAIALPVGKYSVFVADNGKLYANRFNGKGEINAIEVKKDSVSHLSLTISVNAVY, translated from the coding sequence ATGAAAAAAATATTGGTACTGTACAGTATTATTGCAAGCTGCTTTTTTGCCTGGCAACCTGCACAAATTAAACAGGGAATAAGTGGCAGGGTTTACTTAAAAAAAGGCAACCAAATGCCATCGCCGGGGATAAAAATTGGCGAAGGGAAGCCCGTGCAAACCAGCGTTTGGATATACAACCTCACCACAACCCAACAAGCAACAGATAATGGCGGTTATTTCACCAATATACAAACCGCCCTGGTTACCAAGGCACAAAGTAATGCCGATGGCTATTATGCCATTGCACTACCTGTAGGCAAGTACTCGGTTTTTGTGGCCGATAATGGTAAACTATACGCCAACCGCTTTAATGGCAAAGGCGAAATTAACGCTATAGAGGTTAAAAAAGATAGCGTTAGCCACCTTAGCCTAACCATTAGCGTTAACGCAGTTTATTAA
- a CDS encoding S8 family serine peptidase, with translation MRKLYPRIFLFFVFVLLSNVALPQQILTDAFKAKELVGLSASLNTSNAASRKKAYDMARKKGWITFKVKPDGTTISLQGVDASGFPIYLTTYSNVIAAATTRTNTVQPGGTLDLNLNGSSAALANKLAIWDAGLVYTSHQEFAGKTITNRDGATSISDHSNHVAGTMIAKGVYAPAKGMAFGATSLISYDYNNDNTEMAAAASALLVSNHSYGYIAGWYYNDTQARWEWYGLPGDTEDYKFGFYDTNTRTYDQIAYNAPKYLIVIAAGNNRGETGPAVGTTYYGYASRTDATIVNKGLRPATISSNDGYDIISLTGTAKNVLTVSAVNPLPNGPATAADVQVAYFSSFGPTDDGRVKPDICGDGVNVLSTGVGSTDAYLTLSGTSMATPNVSGSLFLLQEYYAQKNSGNFMLSSTLKGLVCHTALDAGNPGPDYIYGWGLLDMSKAAQAITDNGTKSIVSEKTITQGQVQTYNVTASGVGPLRATIAWTDPAGTATAAGTLNSRTPKLVNDLDIRVSDGTTTYKPWVLSPTNPSANATTGDNVVDNVEQVYIANAVPGVSYTITVSHKGTLSSGSQAYSLIVTGIGGSVYCASGPSSSADSRINNFTLSNINNTPAPGCTTYSDYTSLTATLEQGKTYPLSLTVGTCGANFNKIAKVFIDWNENGNFTDAGELVATSGVINGVGTFNTNITVPATVVPGNVSLMRIVLSETSDATTIAPCGTYAKGETQDYKVTFTQASVDAGITAINTPAASGTCPANNSNVSVKVKNFGTSTLTSIPVTVTITSAQGVVTTLNETYTGSLAPLADDDFNLTGTFAAAGGATYTITATTTLAADPIASNNQTTATAVINNSPVITASSASFCTDAKTYNLSATGSGQVFWYKNISDVVPFTFGSNVITAQTPVNNTFYSGLNDFSANVGPATKNVFTGGGYNQFTPSVTVTTKVPVLIKSARLYIGYPGKITFSASTLAGAVVSTTTINAAATRTTPGLGVQNDDPNDQGKVYNLNLALPSAGTYLISVSYADNATIYRNSATVTGYPFSIGNIFSISGNTVTSTTDTAAYKAYYYYFYDMHVQSLDCPGVARTAVAVVKPIITLNGSVLTSNFSQGNQWYLNGTLIAGATGQTYTPVRSGIYRVDVTVASGCISKANDFSFVLPAKDNSSDGAEIALALFPVPSNGKVNLAFTAVKDEQLSISVVNMLGQYAYKDTRNITAGPYNTILDLSGLASGAYFVRLGIGDKTYTRKISIVK, from the coding sequence ATGAGGAAACTTTACCCCCGTATTTTCTTGTTTTTTGTATTTGTTTTACTGAGTAATGTAGCATTGCCACAACAAATACTTACAGATGCATTTAAAGCAAAAGAGCTTGTTGGCCTGTCGGCCAGCTTAAACACAAGCAACGCCGCAAGCCGCAAAAAGGCTTACGATATGGCCCGCAAAAAAGGTTGGATAACCTTTAAAGTAAAGCCCGATGGTACAACCATATCATTACAAGGGGTTGATGCCAGCGGCTTCCCCATTTATTTAACAACCTATAGTAACGTAATAGCAGCAGCAACCACGCGCACCAATACCGTTCAGCCCGGTGGTACATTGGATTTAAATTTAAATGGTTCCAGCGCGGCGTTAGCCAATAAATTAGCCATTTGGGATGCGGGGCTTGTTTACACCAGCCACCAGGAATTTGCCGGTAAAACCATAACCAACCGCGACGGTGCAACATCAATAAGCGACCATAGCAACCATGTGGCTGGCACCATGATAGCCAAGGGCGTTTATGCTCCGGCTAAAGGCATGGCCTTTGGTGCAACCAGTTTAATATCATACGATTATAATAACGATAATACCGAAATGGCCGCTGCGGCATCGGCCCTGCTTGTTTCAAACCACTCGTACGGGTATATTGCCGGCTGGTACTATAATGATACCCAGGCCAGGTGGGAATGGTACGGCCTTCCCGGCGATACCGAAGATTACAAATTTGGCTTTTACGATACCAATACCCGAACTTACGACCAAATAGCCTACAACGCCCCCAAGTATTTAATTGTAATAGCAGCGGGCAATAACCGCGGCGAAACAGGCCCCGCCGTGGGCACAACCTATTATGGTTATGCCAGCCGCACCGATGCTACCATAGTTAACAAAGGGCTGCGCCCGGCAACAATAAGCAGTAACGATGGGTACGACATTATTTCGTTAACGGGTACTGCAAAAAATGTTTTAACGGTTTCGGCAGTAAACCCCTTGCCTAATGGCCCCGCAACCGCTGCCGATGTGCAGGTTGCTTATTTTAGCAGCTTTGGCCCAACAGATGATGGCCGCGTTAAGCCCGATATTTGTGGCGATGGCGTTAATGTTTTATCAACCGGTGTGGGTTCTACCGATGCTTATTTAACCTTATCGGGCACATCAATGGCAACGCCTAACGTGAGTGGGTCGCTTTTTTTATTGCAGGAGTATTATGCACAAAAAAATTCGGGCAATTTTATGCTCTCGTCTACACTAAAGGGTTTGGTTTGCCACACCGCATTGGATGCCGGCAACCCTGGTCCCGATTATATTTATGGATGGGGACTGCTGGATATGAGCAAGGCCGCGCAAGCTATTACCGATAATGGTACCAAAAGTATAGTGAGCGAAAAAACCATAACCCAGGGCCAGGTACAAACCTACAACGTTACAGCATCGGGTGTTGGCCCTTTACGTGCCACCATTGCCTGGACAGACCCCGCCGGTACCGCTACCGCCGCCGGAACCCTTAACAGCCGCACCCCAAAGCTGGTTAACGATTTGGATATCCGCGTAAGCGATGGCACTACAACTTATAAACCCTGGGTATTGAGCCCAACAAACCCATCGGCAAATGCCACAACCGGCGATAACGTGGTTGATAACGTGGAACAGGTTTATATTGCCAATGCTGTGCCGGGTGTAAGTTATACCATTACCGTGAGCCATAAAGGTACTTTAAGCAGCGGCTCGCAAGCCTATTCGCTTATTGTAACCGGTATTGGCGGCTCGGTTTATTGCGCATCGGGGCCAAGCTCAAGTGCCGATTCAAGGATCAATAATTTTACCTTGTCAAATATCAATAACACACCTGCACCGGGTTGCACCACTTATTCGGACTATACGAGCCTTACCGCTACCTTAGAGCAAGGTAAAACTTACCCCCTAAGCTTAACTGTTGGCACATGCGGCGCTAATTTTAATAAAATAGCCAAGGTTTTTATTGACTGGAATGAAAATGGAAACTTTACCGATGCAGGCGAGTTGGTAGCAACATCGGGCGTAATTAATGGCGTAGGCACTTTTAATACTAACATCACAGTGCCCGCTACGGTTGTCCCCGGTAATGTAAGTCTGATGCGGATAGTATTATCAGAAACCAGCGATGCAACAACCATTGCCCCCTGCGGTACATATGCCAAAGGCGAAACGCAGGATTACAAGGTTACATTTACCCAAGCCAGTGTTGATGCGGGCATTACGGCCATTAACACGCCTGCCGCAAGTGGCACATGCCCGGCTAATAACAGCAACGTATCTGTAAAAGTAAAAAACTTTGGTACCTCAACATTAACCAGCATCCCGGTAACGGTAACCATAACATCGGCCCAGGGCGTAGTTACAACATTGAACGAAACCTATACCGGCTCGCTTGCGCCTTTGGCCGACGATGATTTTAATTTAACCGGCACCTTTGCTGCTGCCGGGGGCGCAACTTATACAATAACTGCCACTACAACCCTAGCTGCCGACCCTATTGCAAGCAACAACCAAACCACGGCAACGGCGGTAATTAATAACTCGCCGGTTATTACGGCTTCGTCGGCATCGTTTTGTACCGACGCTAAAACCTATAATTTAAGCGCCACGGGCAGCGGCCAGGTATTTTGGTATAAAAACATTAGCGATGTTGTTCCGTTTACATTTGGCTCAAACGTAATTACCGCGCAAACACCCGTTAACAATACCTTTTACAGTGGCCTTAATGATTTTAGTGCCAACGTTGGCCCCGCTACAAAAAATGTGTTTACCGGTGGTGGTTATAACCAGTTTACCCCATCGGTTACTGTAACAACCAAGGTGCCGGTATTAATAAAGAGTGCCAGGTTGTATATTGGGTATCCTGGTAAAATAACCTTTAGCGCAAGTACTTTAGCCGGGGCAGTGGTATCAACCACCACCATTAATGCTGCTGCAACGCGCACAACGCCGGGATTAGGCGTGCAAAACGACGACCCTAACGACCAGGGCAAGGTATACAACTTAAACCTGGCTTTGCCATCGGCAGGTACTTACCTTATATCTGTTAGCTATGCAGATAATGCAACCATTTATCGCAATAGTGCCACCGTTACAGGTTATCCGTTTAGTATAGGCAATATTTTTAGCATATCCGGCAATACCGTAACCTCAACAACCGATACTGCCGCTTACAAGGCATATTACTATTATTTTTACGATATGCATGTGCAAAGTTTAGATTGCCCGGGAGTGGCAAGAACTGCCGTTGCCGTAGTTAAGCCCATCATAACATTAAACGGAAGTGTTTTAACATCCAACTTTAGCCAGGGTAACCAATGGTACCTAAACGGCACGTTAATAGCAGGCGCAACAGGGCAAACCTATACCCCCGTGCGTAGCGGTATATACCGGGTTGATGTAACGGTAGCCAGCGGTTGTATATCAAAAGCCAACGATTTTAGTTTTGTATTACCCGCCAAAGATAACAGCAGCGATGGTGCCGAAATTGCCCTGGCCCTGTTCCCGGTGCCGAGCAACGGCAAAGTTAACCTTGCTTTTACTGCCGTTAAAGATGAGCAACTGTCAATTTCGGTAGTGAATATGTTAGGGCAGTACGCCTATAAAGATACCCGCAATATAACTGCTGGGCCATATAATACCATTTTAGATTTATCTGGGTTGGCCAGCGGGGCTTACTTTGTGCGCCTTGGCATTGGCGATAAAACGTATACCCGTAAAATATCTATTGTAAAATAG
- a CDS encoding four helix bundle protein, which translates to MRNFKEYLVWQKSMELTVVIYDVTNKFPSEEKFGLISQIRRAAVSIPSNIAEGAGASTQKHFGEYLQRGLGSAFEVETQLLLSKRLNYISEDVANKIIEQIAEVQKMLASLIKMLKE; encoded by the coding sequence ATGCGTAATTTTAAGGAGTACCTGGTGTGGCAAAAATCAATGGAATTAACGGTGGTTATTTATGATGTTACTAATAAATTTCCATCGGAAGAGAAATTTGGTTTGATCTCACAGATAAGGAGAGCGGCAGTTTCTATACCATCAAACATTGCTGAAGGCGCCGGTGCTTCTACCCAAAAACATTTTGGCGAATATTTGCAACGTGGTTTGGGTTCGGCCTTTGAAGTGGAAACGCAATTGTTGCTGTCAAAACGGCTCAATTATATTTCGGAGGATGTCGCTAATAAAATTATTGAGCAAATTGCTGAGGTGCAAAAAATGCTCGCAAGCTTAATTAAAATGCTTAAAGAGTAA
- a CDS encoding MarR family winged helix-turn-helix transcriptional regulator, with the protein MNQQETIDYYLKVVWQTVANRYNQLASEFGITQSIGYLLININDKEGTTVSQVAALLGLKSTSLSRMLTNLEEMGLIYRESNKGDKRSVKIHLTDLGREKRHLARVVVRKFNDYLNTHISESDKNQLTETLKKINQLTLDYKPE; encoded by the coding sequence ATGAACCAACAAGAAACCATCGATTATTATTTGAAAGTAGTTTGGCAAACGGTGGCTAACCGGTATAACCAGTTGGCATCCGAGTTTGGCATAACCCAGTCTATAGGTTATCTGCTTATCAACATCAATGATAAAGAGGGTACAACGGTGTCGCAGGTGGCGGCGTTGCTGGGCCTAAAATCAACCAGTTTGTCGCGTATGTTAACCAACCTGGAAGAGATGGGGCTAATTTACCGCGAATCTAACAAAGGCGATAAACGCTCGGTTAAAATACACCTAACCGATTTGGGCCGCGAAAAAAGGCATTTGGCCAGGGTTGTTGTACGCAAGTTTAACGACTACTTGAACACCCACATCAGCGAAAGCGATAAAAACCAGTTAACCGAAACATTGAAAAAAATTAATCAACTAACACTTGATTATAAACCCGAATAG
- the ggt gene encoding gamma-glutamyltransferase produces MHKLYHQANIYILLFFIAGFFLFAGCARGQLGKNNTGHYDNGVVVCAYPDASQVGVNILKKGGNAVDAAVAVQFALAVVYPDAGNIGGGGFMVYRSATGQTNTLDFREKAPQGAITNMFLDSAGNVVPNMSLATHQASGVPGSVDGMVQAHQKYGKLKWANLVQPAIDLARNGFKLTKAMAASLNHEQADFKRLNPGKAYFIKDTPYQEGDMLVQEDLAKTLELIRDKGREGFYDGTVASQIVAEMKTGGGLITKADLQNYHSVWRKPIIGNYKEYKIITMPPPSSGGIALLQLLKSVENYPLKRWGFNSDSTIQLMVEAERRVYADRSKYLGDPDFYKVPVDSLLQPKYITSRMENFNWAAATPSSTVLPGVFVGYESDQTTHFSIVDHDGNAVSITTTLNGGFGSKIVVNGAGFLLNNEMDDFSSKSGVPNMYGLVGGKANSIQPGKRMLSSMTPTIIEKNGKLFMVVGTPGGSTIITSVFQTIVNVIEFNQDMQRAVTSKRFHHQWLPDEVYIEKDAIDSLTKIILEKKGYKITERGKIGRVDAILLTPWGYYEAGADPRGDDTKMGW; encoded by the coding sequence ATGCATAAGCTATATCACCAAGCTAATATTTACATCCTGTTATTTTTTATAGCAGGATTTTTTTTGTTCGCCGGTTGCGCACGGGGGCAATTGGGTAAAAATAACACTGGCCATTATGATAATGGTGTTGTTGTTTGCGCCTATCCGGATGCATCGCAGGTTGGTGTTAATATTTTGAAAAAGGGAGGTAACGCTGTTGATGCCGCCGTAGCTGTGCAGTTTGCCCTGGCCGTTGTTTACCCGGATGCCGGTAATATTGGCGGTGGCGGCTTTATGGTTTACCGTTCGGCAACGGGCCAAACCAATACGCTCGATTTTCGCGAAAAGGCCCCGCAAGGCGCAATCACCAATATGTTTTTAGATTCGGCAGGTAACGTAGTGCCCAATATGAGTTTGGCTACCCACCAGGCATCGGGCGTACCCGGCTCGGTTGATGGCATGGTACAGGCTCACCAAAAATACGGCAAACTAAAATGGGCAAACCTGGTACAACCCGCTATTGATTTAGCCCGCAATGGGTTTAAACTAACCAAGGCAATGGCCGCGAGCCTCAACCACGAACAAGCTGATTTTAAAAGGTTAAACCCGGGCAAGGCATACTTTATAAAAGATACCCCGTACCAGGAAGGCGATATGCTGGTGCAGGAAGACCTGGCTAAAACATTGGAATTGATACGTGATAAAGGTCGCGAAGGTTTTTACGATGGTACTGTAGCCAGCCAAATTGTTGCCGAAATGAAAACCGGCGGCGGCTTAATTACCAAAGCCGATCTGCAAAATTATCACTCGGTTTGGCGCAAGCCCATTATCGGCAATTATAAGGAGTATAAAATCATCACCATGCCGCCACCATCAAGCGGCGGTATTGCTTTGCTGCAATTACTAAAATCGGTAGAAAATTACCCTTTAAAACGCTGGGGCTTTAACAGCGATTCCACCATACAACTAATGGTTGAGGCCGAACGCCGTGTATATGCCGACCGTTCTAAATACCTGGGCGATCCGGATTTTTATAAAGTGCCTGTTGATAGTTTGTTGCAACCAAAATACATTACCAGCCGCATGGAAAACTTTAACTGGGCCGCCGCAACACCAAGTTCCACCGTTTTGCCGGGTGTATTTGTAGGTTATGAGAGCGACCAAACCACCCACTTTTCTATTGTGGACCATGATGGCAATGCGGTATCAATCACCACAACATTAAACGGGGGCTTCGGCTCAAAAATAGTGGTTAACGGCGCAGGTTTTTTGCTTAACAACGAGATGGACGATTTTAGCTCGAAATCCGGCGTACCCAATATGTACGGATTAGTGGGTGGCAAAGCAAACTCCATACAACCCGGTAAACGCATGCTATCATCCATGACGCCTACCATCATAGAAAAAAACGGAAAGCTGTTTATGGTAGTAGGCACACCGGGAGGCTCAACTATAATTACATCGGTATTCCAAACCATAGTAAACGTAATTGAGTTTAACCAGGATATGCAACGCGCCGTAACCTCAAAGCGTTTCCACCACCAATGGCTGCCCGACGAAGTATACATTGAGAAAGATGCCATTGACAGCCTAACCAAAATTATATTAGAGAAAAAAGGCTATAAAATAACCGAACGCGGTAAAATAGGCCGCGTGGATGCCATATTACTCACCCCATGGGGATACTACGAAGCCGGTGCCGACCCGCGAGGGGATGATACGAAGATGGGATGGTGA
- a CDS encoding NAD+ synthase — translation MMINIALAQLNYHVGNFESNTKKIISTIETARSNGADLVVFSELCVCGYPARDFFEFKEFIDLCEDAALQIAAVCADIACIIGLPTPNLRHQGKDLFNSAYFIENGKVKAVVNKALLPNYDVFDEYRYFEPETNFSCIDFKGHRIALTICEDLWNTIENPLYITRPMDMLIEQHPDVMINIAASPFAYNHDTERIDILSGNCTQYNLPLFYVNQVGAQTELIFDGGSLVFDAEGNMLDELPYFKEHVSYYKLDKGENGKAVVSYQHTGTFKPHHTSDIEQIHQGLLLGIRDYFYKSGFTRAILGLSGGIDSAVVCALAAEALGAENVMAVLLPSKFSSDHSIGDAEDLVKNLGCKSETIAIKNITDSFETALHPQFNTLPFNIAEENIQSRTRGVLLMAMCNKFGYILLNTSNKSEAAVGYGTLYGDMCGGISVLGDVYKTQVYQLANYINRDKEVIPLNSIVKPPSAELRPGQKDSDSLPDYDILDTILMEYVEHRKSSSEIINMGYDEQVVKRVIKLVNTAEHKRYQTPPILRVSPKAFGMGRRMPIVGKYLS, via the coding sequence ATGATGATAAATATAGCTTTAGCCCAGCTAAATTACCATGTTGGCAACTTCGAATCGAATACAAAAAAAATAATAAGCACTATTGAAACGGCCCGGAGCAATGGTGCCGATTTGGTTGTGTTTTCGGAGTTATGTGTTTGCGGGTATCCTGCACGCGATTTTTTTGAGTTTAAAGAGTTTATTGACCTGTGCGAAGATGCCGCCCTGCAAATAGCCGCCGTATGTGCCGATATTGCCTGCATTATTGGTTTACCTACGCCAAACTTACGGCACCAGGGTAAAGATTTATTCAATTCGGCTTATTTTATTGAGAACGGAAAAGTAAAAGCTGTTGTAAACAAGGCACTGCTGCCCAATTATGATGTTTTTGACGAGTACCGATACTTTGAACCCGAAACCAACTTTAGCTGTATTGATTTTAAAGGGCACCGCATAGCACTAACCATTTGCGAAGATTTGTGGAATACCATTGAAAACCCTTTATACATTACCCGGCCAATGGATATGCTGATTGAGCAGCACCCCGATGTGATGATAAATATTGCCGCATCGCCATTTGCCTATAACCACGATACCGAACGGATAGATATTTTGAGCGGCAATTGTACGCAATATAACCTGCCCCTGTTTTATGTTAACCAAGTAGGTGCCCAAACCGAGCTGATATTTGACGGCGGTTCGCTGGTGTTTGATGCCGAAGGAAACATGCTTGACGAACTGCCTTATTTTAAAGAACACGTTTCGTATTATAAACTTGATAAGGGCGAAAACGGCAAGGCAGTTGTAAGCTACCAGCATACCGGCACATTTAAGCCGCACCATACCAGCGATATTGAGCAGATACACCAGGGCCTTTTATTGGGCATCCGCGATTATTTTTACAAATCCGGATTCACGAGGGCAATTTTGGGGCTGTCGGGTGGTATAGATTCGGCTGTGGTGTGTGCATTGGCTGCCGAGGCGCTGGGTGCCGAAAATGTAATGGCAGTATTGCTGCCGTCTAAATTCTCGTCAGATCATTCTATTGGCGATGCCGAAGACCTGGTTAAAAACCTGGGCTGTAAAAGCGAAACCATTGCCATCAAAAACATTACCGATTCGTTTGAAACGGCACTGCACCCACAATTTAACACCCTGCCCTTTAATATTGCCGAAGAGAATATTCAATCGCGCACACGCGGCGTATTGCTCATGGCTATGTGCAATAAGTTTGGTTATATTTTACTCAATACATCTAACAAAAGCGAAGCAGCCGTAGGCTACGGAACCTTGTATGGCGATATGTGCGGCGGTATTTCGGTACTGGGCGATGTTTACAAAACGCAGGTTTACCAATTGGCCAATTACATTAACCGCGATAAAGAGGTTATCCCACTCAACTCAATCGTAAAACCGCCGTCGGCCGAGTTAAGGCCGGGCCAAAAAGATTCGGACTCACTGCCCGATTATGATATTTTAGATACCATTTTAATGGAATACGTTGAGCACCGCAAATCATCATCCGAAATTATTAATATGGGTTATGATGAGCAGGTAGTAAAGCGTGTTATTAAACTGGTAAACACCGCCGAGCATAAACGTTACCAAACGCCGCCTATATTAAGGGTATCGCCAAAAGCATTTGGTATGGGCCGCCGTATGCCTATTGTAGGTAAATATCTGTCGTAA
- a CDS encoding AMP-dependent synthetase/ligase: MSITRVFDLLQYNLEKFPKADMLAHKAEGGWTKYASQQVIDTINQVSYGLLQLGIKKDDKVAIMSPNRPEWNFCDFGIMQIGATQVPMYPTLSDADIEFILKDAEVKMIFVSDKEIYGKIIAIKDKVAPQLIIYTYEKVNGAKHWSEVLQLGSEHQEPDLQQYRDKIQPDDLLTLIYTSGTTGTPKGVMLTHGNLVSNVLESSKLYPQEIKRALSFLPMSHIFERMVIYMYVYLGISIYYAQSMDTIVADMQDVKPHCFTTVPRLLEKVYDRIVAKGAELTGAKKAIFYWALDLGLKYELDGANGFWYELKLKIARKLVFSKWREALGGEIIAIVSGGAALQPRLARVFWAAEIKILEGYGLTETSPVITVNFPMQGGTKFGTVGPILKGVTIKIAEDGEIMVKGPNVMKGYYKREDATSEAIDADGYFHTGDIGELVDNTYLRITDRKKEIFKTAGGKYIAPQTLENKFKESPLIEQIIVIGENERFPAALILPAFDALKDWCAKKGITFTTNQEIIKNQQVVEKYKREIERYNVGFGHWEQVKKFELIADEWSINTGEMTPKLSLKRKVILKKYDKLVQKIYQSVQAHA; encoded by the coding sequence ATGAGTATAACACGGGTTTTTGATCTATTACAATATAATTTGGAAAAATTTCCGAAGGCCGATATGCTGGCTCATAAAGCAGAAGGCGGCTGGACAAAATATGCTTCGCAACAGGTTATTGATACTATAAACCAGGTGAGTTACGGTTTACTGCAACTTGGAATAAAAAAAGATGATAAGGTGGCCATTATGTCGCCAAACAGGCCGGAGTGGAATTTTTGCGATTTTGGCATTATGCAGATAGGTGCCACCCAGGTACCAATGTACCCTACCCTGAGCGACGCCGATATTGAATTTATACTGAAGGATGCCGAGGTGAAGATGATCTTCGTTTCGGATAAAGAAATATATGGCAAAATAATAGCCATTAAGGATAAGGTAGCACCGCAATTAATTATTTATACTTACGAAAAAGTAAACGGAGCCAAACACTGGAGCGAGGTTTTACAATTGGGAAGCGAGCACCAGGAGCCTGATTTGCAGCAATACCGCGATAAAATACAACCCGACGATTTACTTACGCTCATTTATACATCGGGCACTACGGGCACACCCAAGGGTGTAATGCTAACGCATGGTAATTTGGTAAGTAATGTGCTGGAATCGTCCAAATTATATCCGCAGGAAATTAAGCGGGCTTTGAGCTTTTTGCCCATGTCGCATATTTTTGAGCGGATGGTAATTTACATGTACGTATATCTGGGTATATCTATTTACTACGCCCAAAGCATGGATACCATTGTTGCCGATATGCAGGATGTTAAGCCCCATTGCTTTACCACCGTACCGCGCCTGTTAGAAAAAGTTTATGATAGAATTGTTGCCAAAGGGGCCGAATTAACCGGAGCAAAAAAGGCCATATTTTATTGGGCACTTGATTTGGGTTTGAAATATGAATTAGACGGAGCAAACGGGTTTTGGTATGAACTGAAACTTAAAATTGCCCGCAAACTGGTGTTTAGCAAATGGCGCGAAGCTTTGGGTGGCGAAATTATCGCCATCGTATCTGGCGGGGCGGCATTGCAGCCGCGTTTGGCCCGTGTATTTTGGGCCGCCGAAATAAAGATTTTAGAAGGCTATGGTTTAACCGAAACATCGCCGGTAATTACGGTTAACTTCCCGATGCAGGGCGGCACAAAGTTTGGCACCGTTGGCCCCATACTAAAAGGTGTTACCATTAAGATAGCCGAAGACGGCGAGATAATGGTAAAGGGCCCCAACGTAATGAAAGGCTATTACAAGCGCGAAGATGCCACCAGCGAAGCTATTGATGCCGACGGCTATTTCCATACCGGAGATATTGGCGAATTGGTAGATAACACTTACCTGCGCATAACCGACAGAAAAAAAGAGATATTTAAAACTGCCGGAGGTAAGTACATTGCCCCGCAAACTTTAGAGAACAAGTTTAAAGAGTCGCCGCTGATTGAACAGATCATCGTTATTGGCGAAAACGAGCGGTTCCCGGCGGCCTTGATATTGCCTGCCTTTGATGCACTAAAAGATTGGTGCGCTAAAAAGGGGATAACCTTTACCACCAACCAGGAAATTATTAAAAACCAACAGGTTGTTGAGAAATACAAAAGAGAGATAGAACGGTACAACGTTGGCTTTGGCCACTGGGAACAGGTTAAAAAGTTTGAACTGATTGCCGATGAATGGAGTATCAATACCGGTGAAATGACACCTAAATTAAGCTTAAAGCGTAAGGTGATATTAAAGAAATATGATAAATTAGTGCAAAAAATATATCAAAGCGTACAAGCACATGCATAA